Part of the Musa acuminata AAA Group cultivar baxijiao chromosome BXJ2-7, Cavendish_Baxijiao_AAA, whole genome shotgun sequence genome is shown below.
AAATGGTAGTGATAATGTTCAGTGATTTGATTCTGCATTTGGGGAGGTTGATTGACCAAAGATCTAGGAGAATTTGTTCTAACCAAGAAGCAGACACTACTGGATTTGCCTAACCAAGACAACGTCAGTCCCATCTCCCTTGGACTAGATTTGCATGGCCTCACACTTCCACTGAGGAAAGAAGTGGAGGTGGGCCTCTGGGTTTCCTTTCAATTTCTTGGAACCTCAGTTGCCTCTATGATGCCATGACAGTGTCATTACATCCTACTGTACATCTTGATTTATTCATCTGTTGTCTAAGGGGAATAAAACTATCCATTACATCAATCCAAGCATTTGTCTGCTGCTCTTAGCTGCCCATAGTTTTAACAGCGAGTCCATGTGTGAACAATTGATATGATCTTTGTGGAATTTTGTTTATGATTAAAAGTATTACACAGTatgatatatctctctctcttgatAGCATTTCTTTCTTGGTTTTAGCAGtgcgtgcatgttgtgcacacttCAATCTGCTCTTTCAGAATTTTGATCATTTTTGGAAAATGTAATTTACAGTATTTATTTCATCCTTTTTCTTGACATCATTTCTTTATTCAATCAGCTACTGGAGTTTGATGATACGATGAACCCATACAAATCTTCTGCAGGCTGCCGCGGTCATTTAAGAACCGTTCGTGTGGCCCTGGAAGGTGGGCTTTTTCGTCACTGTGAACGGTGAGGATCACATTACGAAGTGTTCTAACTATTATCGAATTATGATTAGATGAACGGTCATGATAGATCTCGATAAAGATGATAAGTGGTCACTCAAGATGTGTGCTTAAGGTTCGTCAAATTATCAACAGTCACGATTCACTCCCGTAATTCATCAATGATTTGGATTGCATCAAAAGTAGTGTTAGTGATCACGATATGTATTGGCGCGTCTCAGAAACATTTtctataaagaaaaaaataaagtaaaagaaaatTTGGAGGACCTGCGTATatatacgagagagagagagagagagagagagggggagagagagtcaCTTCAACCATCTCCTCCTACGATCCTCGATCTCGAGAGGTAGGGATACAATTGGATTCGTTCATGGACGAAAGTCATGCGAAGCAGGTTATCGATACATCTGAAACGCAAGATCTCTTTTGTTGGTCTTTTTGGTTATTTTGGAGAGGAGTCGTGATTGTTTTCTAGGGTTCTTTCAGATCCTCGAGCAGCAAGTGCTGACCGTGGCCAGGGTCGTCGAGGACAAGATCGATGACGAAATTGCGGCACTCGATCGGCTGGACCTCGACGACTTCGAGGCCCTGCGGGAGCGCAGGTTGCAGCAGCTGAAGAAGATGGCCGAGAAGCGGAGCCGCTGGCTCTCCCTGGGCCACGGTGAGTACACTGAGATCCCCGAGAAGGAATTCTTCGCCGCTGTCAAGGCCAGCGATCGTGTTGTCTGCCATTTCTACCGCGAGAATTGGCCTTGCAAGGTATTTTTCTCTATCCCCATAATTCTAGTTTAACATACAAGCCATTTTTCTTCTTACAATTGCAATGCGGAGGGCCGTTGGTGAAATGATTATGGTTTGTAATTTGGTAGGAAGGGATTTGTTTGATTGTTCAAGTTTGGTAGGAAATAAATGTTTGAATCTGCATTAATAGTGTAGAAAGTATTGAGCCTAAAGTTGCCTTTTGCTGGttaatatgaaaattttataGATTCACAGATCTTTTCGGTGCTGTATAAGCTCAAATGAGATCTCACTAGCAACATGTCCaacctgttaggatcagagcggcactaagagcggggggggggggggggtgaattagtgcagcggattaaaactcataagtttgaaaatgatttcgtaaatacgtAGAAATTGCGatttgacaatgaatgacttggtgaaaatagctcgagtaaagtgagaagataaaacccgaaagcttgctgctatgtaaataacggtttaagaaaggtaaacattcacacattcaaggaacacaccaatttaaagtggttcgatcaaaatgacctacatccacttgagaagtcttcttcgatgagactcccaattttcactagcaaatcattttgaaggagaaggacaaatacccctcttacaaccttttacaagtggttcacactcttacatattttcaaagagaaagagagaggtgaacactcaagcaattgaaaacaagacttgctaaagactttgctaaggctttatctcaatctctaatttctcaaaggttgtcttctctgctgagaattgaggggtatttataggccctaagaggatttaaatttgggctccaaatttgaattgcttttgggtttcctggtgctggcggtgccaccgcctgtcagtgtctgacacttacagtgtactggcggtgccaccgcccagtccgacggtaccaccgcccggtcctacgggtcactaaatgagcttcaaatctggcccaaacaaggtaatatcgggcccagttggcccctaaccaggatataggagtaTCCCtttatcctaaccctaattacatgcaaactacgtaactgaaaacatagtcctaagcaagttttcaaccggcaaacgtcgagtctccttccggagagctttctggcgatcttccggcggacttccgatacactctcggatttctttcgacggactcccagcaagctcccgatcttgtggcgagttcagcgagtaaccgagctttctcggtgatctccgcgaaccaccgacgatctcttcggcagacttctgaaaactccgacaagtccccgatttcttctcggttggttccgacagcatcttcgacgaatctttggactctcgaacacccatcgaacttgactccggtagacttgctttatgtcttcaagctatcgtagttaatcctgcacatgtaaaacaaaagttcgatctagacaattactcctaagcaattaatcaagttgtccggcatgtcattggtctctcgacgcttcgtccgattcttcggcgcatcgccctctcttgcggcctattgcccaatcagccagttgactccgcaactccgatatccttggcgcaatacccgctcttcttggctcgatgcccgaatccatggcccgaagccttctgtcgatacgtcgaccgatccaccggcccgacatccaatcttttgacatgttcctccggcacaatatgattttcctgctttaactgtcttatcctgatcgaagcatcccgcgtcactcaaaacgcagattaaatcataaacacatatcaagtggttttatcatcaaaatacgagattcaacacatccaaTACTAAAACAGGTTTCATGGGGTACCGATCTTTCTTAAGTGGAtttatgttttatatatatatatatatatatatatatatatatatatatatatatatatatatatatatatatatatatatatatatatatatatatatatatatatatatgtatgtatgtatgtatgttttcTTTAGACTTGGTCAAGTTTTTTACTAGGGATAATATGGTACTTGGTTTTATTATATAGTAACATATCTTGAATGCATTCTTGCCATTAAACCTGTTAATGGACACCTTAAAATATCCAAAGAAAACAGTAATTTTATGTTTGTTGTCTAGTCCTTTAGGTTGGGCTCACTAATTTCATAACAAGGCACACAGCTTGTGTGTTTCCTTCACATTGTATGTTTTTCATCCTATATACTGGATGGCTATCCAAAATTTGCAGTTGCCTATTATCTTTAAAGATGGCATCTACTTCTGAGTTCCCTTGTGGAACTTCATATTCTTTAATCCCACTGCTCAAAACTAGTACCCAATGGTCAATTTCtttcttgtattatttttaataGCACCACCCAAATGCAGCACCTTTTGATTAGTTAGTTTTATGATCTGTCATGAATTTGTACTCCTTGTAGCTTCTTCCTTCTACTTTTGACTTTAAAGATGGCTAGATGCACCAATGCAACTCATAGGTAGAAATTTTGAAGAGAGAATGACAGAACTTGATGCAGCATTGGTTCTGTTGCATGCATCTTCTTAAGCTTGAAACCAATGAGAATTTCCGCTGCTAACTAACAGAAGGAATTCATATGATTTAAATCTTTGCCAACTGTGTTATAGAGGGAGAAGGATTACAGTATCAGTAGATTTAAGATTCCAGATCCAAACAATTACATGGGTGAATTTTCTAAGATTGAATGCATCAGGATCATGCTTCTTCATTTAGCATTATTTTTGAAAGAAGATATGTAAGAGTACGACCAACATTCTTCGATATACTTGGTTTAGGGCACCTGCAACGTGCACATAGAACAATGTGATTATATACAACagcaataacaataacaacaaaatcgTAAGTCTCAGCTATTTGGGTGGATCTTTTGCTctcattgagatctgtaaaaaatcatatatttagttaagttgagTCTTTaagtctttatttatagtttttattaaatattctttaggtcttcctctacctcttctcGTTCCAcgaacattaattatttcacctgATTACTGCATCCGGAGGTCTCCTAAGaattatatgattatataaacaAGAAAATTTCATCTTGAATAAAGATTACCAAGAACACATTTATCACATAGCAATACTAGAACTAGTGAGGTCACTAACAATTTCACAGATCTAACCAATATTCTGCATATTGAGGGCTACCAAGTGCTTAACTGCACATCTGCGGGCATCGTTGTTTTTTTTCACTGCAACTACTTTGATCACTTCCACTGATGATTGTTTGTTGATCGTATTTCAAAGTTCATGTCCAATGAAATGTATTATTAATCTACTCATTGCTCTCCACAATCTTTCTAGTTTTATAAGTCCAACACAAATATATTATATCACTAGGCTAATATTGATTATGAATCATGGATGTatgaattaatttattttatttaatctttGAGTCAAATCAAAGTCTGGCTATCTATACCCTGAGTAGATTTCGATGCCTAATCCATTGATAGAGATTAAGGCttcaataaaatttattttattttattctttaacCTTGAGTTTATTTTGTTACTAATAGAAAGAGTGCCCCTTTTCCATTCCATAGCTTGATTCAAGTATCTATCAAGCATTTTGATACACCCATCGATGAAGAAgacttgcctttttttttttgtatgtaagGTTGTCTTTCCTTTTGCTACTATTAGGTGTTACCCCAATTTCATTTTTGACACATGATATAAAGTAACTTCAACTAGaagtctaatccccaaaataaatTAACTTCCGGATAAATccaaataaaaaaggaaagatatatcttataatgtattttttttaatgattttttatgaaaAGATAACTTAAAAGAGGGACTTTGAGTCCTAATCAAACTTTATtaaataggaaataaataaaattaaataatcaaaTTATTAAATCTGAAATATTGTGATTAGATTTCTTACCCGAGCAAGATTCTCTCCCCTCTCCCAATGACAAGTAGAGCCCTCCTTGTTCATCACAAAAAAGCGAGACCTCGGTCTTTGTAGAGAGGCACAAGGCGATCGTCAGAAAGGTAGGTTCTCTGACTCTCCCCTTTATAAATTCTGTCATGTaagtttcatatttttattagaaattttttgaaaaatatttaaaattattgattgATATTATAGATCAAAATACATGAAAATCATGAGTAAAGAATCATTAGAAATTTCGTTTTGGACAATTATCTAATTTGAtttgttaatatttttaattcatgaaattaattttagaatcctATTAAATTATGTTTCTGTTTGAATTAAATTATTACATGATTAGAACTTTGATATGTTTAAGAAATTTTGAACAATTATAATTGTTAGTAAGGATTTATAAAAGCTCATCTTTAAAAAAAAGTCAAATTAAATAGAAATTGGAATTGTTCTGACTCAGGTCTGATCTGAGTCAAACCAATCGATGGTACGATATGGCCTATCTAATTGATTGTCTGCtgctcggcccaatttaggtatgAACCAGACTCGAACTACGGTTCTGTCCAACATGACCTCAAGCCTGCAACACAGGTTTGGCTCAGGTTCAACGGGCTGGCTTGCCAGCATAGCTTAACGGGTTGATGGCTTGGTGTTGATGCGGTGTAGCTCAGCGTTGCAGCCTAGCCCGGTACCTTTTTCCCTCTACGGTGCATGTGCTGAGCACATGAGCCCCTCTTGGGCTGGTCTAGAATCGTCCTAGTACGGTATTGAGCAAGCCGATCGATTTCTAGTCTTATGGTAGTATGGATTCGGGTCTGGGTTGACCAGTAGTGTTGTTTTGACCTATTTTATGAGtttgggcccaattgactcctAAATTGAATCTGAAGCGAACTAGTTTGACTTATTTTGACTGATTCAAGGTTATTCTGAACTAATTTAGATCGATGCAAGCCTGTTTGACCCAAAGGGAATTGCCCTACCATATATTAGCCTTCCTAGAATTAACATGGATCATCCAATCCTCTTATCATTATCAATCTCATATCTTTTGTCAGTCTCTAGACTGAAGCTATCATGTATATTTatcaattaaaaaattatttaacaaTATTAGTATTAGGAATACcctaattaaccctcaattgatctGAACTCTAATTGAGTCAGTCAAATTGATTTGAAACAGACTTAATTCAGCTAGAACCTAATTGAACCAACCTATCCTCATGGACTaatctggaatcaccctaaatcaaTCTAACTTGGACTTGGTTAGGTCCAATTTGGATCAAATAAGTTTGAATTGGTTTAAAACAGTTCGGAATCACCTTGAGCAGGTCAAAATTGGCCAAATTGATTTGGTTCAAATTCAATTTATGGATCAATTAAGCCTGAACTCATAAAACATGTTAAAACTGGATTATTGGGCCAACCCAAACCTGAATCCATACTAGCACAGGGCTGGAAATAGGTCGGGTTGCTCGGTACCTTGTTAGGCTGATTCTAGAGTAGCTCACAAGGGGCTCACTTGCTCAGCACATGCACCAGAAGGGGAAAAGGCACCTGATTCGACTGCAACATCGGGCCGCACTGTGTCGACTATCAAGCCATTGATCGATCAAGCTATGGCGACACTTGAGCTGAACGAGTGTCATAGGCTCGAGGTCATGTTGGATCGAGCTACAGTTTGGGTGGGGTCCGTGCTCAGATTGGGTTAGGTAGCATATGGTCATCTGGCTAGGCTTGATCGGGTCGGACAGTCAATATGACTCGAGTTAGACCAAAGTTAGAACGATTTCGATTTCGATTTAGTgtgactttttttttcctttaacataAGCTTTTAGAAATCCCTAATAACCATTATAATTGTTCAAAATTTCCTGAACAAATTAAAGTTCTAATCACGCAGAATAATTCAATTCAAACAAAAATATAACTTAATAggattttgaaattattttcatttaaaaatattaataaatcaataattccgaattaaaaaattcatgaaaatttTGGATAAACTTTATGTATTAGAAAAAGTCATGAAgagtaaaataaaattatatatttattaaaaaaaagtatGATTATTTGCTCATGATTTTCATGTATTTTGATCTATAACATCAATCAATAATACTTAATATCTTACAGGAATTTTCTAATAGATCAAAAATAGATTTTATATCgtttaaatataaaaatgtgAAATTTACATGATAGTATTTATATAGGAGTCGGAGAACTTGCCTTTTTGACGATCGTCACGTGCCTCTCCGCTAGGACCTCGTTTCATTGTGATGAATAGGGAGGGCTTTCCTTATCCTTGTATAGGAGAGGGGAGAGGGTTTTGCTATGGTTAGGAttctaatcaaaatataatcagatttaataatttaattatttaatttcagTTATTTCCTATTTAATATAGTTTGATTAGGACTCAAACTCCCTTTTTAAAAttatcttatcataaaaaaatcattgaaaaaggaaatatattatgagatatctttttctttttcttattcggATTCATTCTGAATTTAATTTATTTGGGGGATTACAAGAAGGCATCAATTAGGTCCTACTCTTTGCTTGGTCCACTTGGGGTGTGGTTACATGAAAGATGAACTTTGGATGTGATAACTAATTTATTCAATGAGTCCAGGCTTGAGATTTTCTGTTTAATCTGTTTATTAGATTTTCACTTCGAACAGGTGATACTGTATCTTCATTACTTCGGGACATACCTTTTTAGTATAAAAACAAGTTGGCTGTTGTATACGTTTGCAGGTGATGGACAAGCATCTGAGTATTCTTGCAAAGCAACATATAGAGACACGCTTTCTGAAAATTCATGCTGAGAAAAGTCCCTTCTTGACTGAGAAGCTCAGGATCATCGTACTACCTACTCTTGCTCTTGTAAAGAATGCCAAAGTTGAGGATTATGTGGTAAATGGTGCATAATTTTCTACTTCCATGACTGAATACCATTGAAAATGCACTAGTTTTACATGTGTTCCTCTCGAAATGGCCTTCAGGTTGGTTTTGATGAGCTTGGAGGCACCGATGACTTCAGTACAGTAGAGCTGGAGGAACGATTAGCCAAGTCGCAAGTTATCTCCTTCGAGGGTGAAGCATCATCTTATCCTACCAAGTCCAACAAAACCAAGAGAAGTGTCCACCAATCCGAAACAGCTGACTCGTCTGACTCTGATTAATCCTATGCTTACGTCAGTTTATTCAATGGAATTAGTGAAAAATATTCCACCCGTTTATTCTTGATATTCTGCATCTGTCTCCAGAAAATTATTTAGCTTCACCCACGCTGTCAATCTGGACGTGTGTTGGTGTTGTCACATGCgaattgatttcatgatattgagaGATGCCTTTGGGATTCAACCTTGCAATTTAGGTTTACATAATCGCCGCAGAAGTTTTCTCGAGTGATGTCGCCTCTCCAAATCAGGTGACACAAATCAAGTAAGAAAAGTTTCTGGGGTGGGTAATGTTTCTTTTCTTATAAGATATTGGAGTGATGTTTCTTTGCTTGACTGAAGGTTTTTGCCTAATTTATAGAAGTTTGATGTTATGATCTCAATACAGTTCTCATTTAGTGTAAGTATATTTATGTTGCGAAGAATTTGATGATTTCTTTTCCTTCTATCAAAAGTGGAAAAAGATTTCCTTTGCGTGTGAATGGTGTTGAAATTGATTATTGATTTAGCAAAATGtgttaattaaatattattatttttacaagCTCGATTGATTTGGAATGATAGCAAGTTGATTACCCGTCAATGTCGTCCTGCTTTTTCTTTAACCCGATTAATTATCTTAATTAATCTCATGCACGTATTTTTCTCATTCTCCTGCTTGCTTTGGTGATGGAACGAGTCCAATTAATCTTCAT
Proteins encoded:
- the LOC135617395 gene encoding thioredoxin domain-containing protein 9 homolog isoform X1, with the translated sequence MDESHAKQILEQQVLTVARVVEDKIDDEIAALDRLDLDDFEALRERRLQQLKKMAEKRSRWLSLGHGEYTEIPEKEFFAAVKASDRVVCHFYRENWPCKVMDKHLSILAKQHIETRFLKIHAEKSPFLTEKLRIIVLPTLALVKNAKVEDYVVGFDELGGTDDFSTVELEERLAKSQVISFEGEASSYPTKSNKTKRSVHQSETADSSDSD
- the LOC135617395 gene encoding thioredoxin domain-containing protein 9 homolog isoform X2; translated protein: MAEKRSRWLSLGHGEYTEIPEKEFFAAVKASDRVVCHFYRENWPCKVMDKHLSILAKQHIETRFLKIHAEKSPFLTEKLRIIVLPTLALVKNAKVEDYVVGFDELGGTDDFSTVELEERLAKSQVISFEGEASSYPTKSNKTKRSVHQSETADSSDSD